A single genomic interval of Microbacterium sp. zg-Y1090 harbors:
- a CDS encoding UDP-glucose dehydrogenase family protein has translation MKLSVIGCGYLGAVHAAAMASIGHDVVGIDVDTRKIDALSRGEAPFFEPGLQEILTDGLASGRLRFTTDIAEAAGAAVHFIGVGTPQQKDGYAADLTYVNAAVDALIPHLSAGDIVAGKSTVPVGTAAALAERVHPTGATLVWNPEFLREGFAVLDTIDPDRLVAGVPAGPEGERAAEALREVYHPSVAKGTPFIVTDYATAELVKVAANAFLATKISFINAMAEIAEVTGADVTTLADAIGHDVRIGRRFLGAGIGFGGGCLPKDIRAFSARAEELGRGESVAFLREIDAINLRRRDRAVDLVASALGGSVFEKNVTVLGAAFKPHSDDIRDSPALDVAVRLHGLGARVTITDPEAIDNARRAHPQLNYVADRDEALRGADAVIVVTEWDEYRRELSPEHAASLAAGRVIVDGRNCLDPAAWRAAGWQYHGMGRP, from the coding sequence ATGAAGCTGTCCGTCATCGGCTGCGGTTACCTCGGCGCCGTGCATGCGGCGGCGATGGCCTCGATCGGCCACGACGTGGTCGGCATCGACGTCGACACGCGCAAGATCGATGCGCTCTCGCGCGGTGAGGCTCCCTTCTTCGAACCCGGGCTGCAGGAGATCCTGACCGACGGCCTCGCCTCCGGGCGGCTGCGATTCACCACCGACATCGCCGAGGCCGCCGGCGCGGCCGTGCACTTCATCGGCGTGGGGACCCCGCAGCAGAAGGACGGCTACGCCGCCGACCTCACCTACGTCAACGCGGCTGTCGACGCGCTGATCCCGCACCTCAGCGCGGGGGACATCGTCGCCGGCAAGTCCACGGTGCCCGTGGGCACCGCCGCCGCTCTGGCGGAGCGGGTGCACCCCACCGGGGCGACGCTGGTGTGGAACCCCGAGTTCCTGCGCGAGGGCTTCGCGGTGCTGGACACCATCGACCCCGACCGGCTCGTCGCGGGCGTACCCGCCGGCCCCGAAGGGGAGCGCGCGGCCGAGGCACTGCGCGAGGTCTACCACCCGTCGGTGGCCAAGGGCACCCCGTTCATCGTGACCGACTACGCCACGGCAGAACTCGTCAAGGTCGCCGCCAACGCGTTCCTCGCCACGAAGATCAGCTTCATCAACGCGATGGCCGAGATCGCCGAGGTGACCGGCGCGGACGTCACGACCCTGGCCGACGCGATCGGACACGACGTCCGCATCGGCCGCCGATTCCTCGGTGCCGGGATCGGCTTCGGCGGCGGCTGCCTGCCGAAGGACATCCGTGCCTTCTCGGCGCGGGCCGAAGAACTCGGCCGGGGAGAGTCGGTGGCGTTCCTGCGCGAGATCGATGCGATCAACCTGCGCCGCCGCGACCGGGCCGTGGACCTCGTGGCTTCGGCGCTGGGCGGCTCCGTCTTCGAGAAGAACGTCACGGTGCTGGGCGCGGCATTCAAGCCCCACTCCGACGACATCCGCGACTCCCCCGCTCTCGATGTCGCCGTGCGCCTGCACGGCCTGGGTGCCCGCGTCACCATCACGGATCCCGAGGCGATCGACAACGCCCGGCGCGCCCACCCGCAGCTCAACTACGTCGCCGACCGCGACGAGGCTCTCCGCGGCGCGGACGCCGTCATCGTCGTCACCGAATGGGACGAGTACCGGCGGGAGCTCTCCCCCGAGCACGCCGCCTCCCTCGCCGCCGGACGCGTGATCGTCGACGGCCGCAACTGCCTGGATCCCGCCGCCTGGCGCGCCGCCGGCTGGCAGTACCACGGCATGGGCCGGCCGTGA
- a CDS encoding glycosyltransferase family 2 protein, giving the protein MTTDPQVAVVVRTKDRPHFLRRALTSITAQTMGDWECVIVNDGGDPGPVETLVDALAPEHRARVRMIHSEQSRGRWKSANAGVLATSAPLLVLHDDDDSWHPHFLDDAVRYLDAHPERDGVVGRIEIVWERRNGDDYTAVRREIFQPELQDVLLSDALLFNRYVPIGFVYRRRLHEELGLYDDSLPVIGDWAFNLKVLQRGALEYLGEEPRAYWHQREGDTGADANSVIGARNDHSRYDALLRDDAFRGYAQEHGLGLVLYLTKFIDRRFVDVENGIRAEIYQLRPAVRVRRRLGALLRSLRRSR; this is encoded by the coding sequence GTGACCACCGATCCCCAGGTCGCGGTCGTCGTCCGCACCAAGGATCGTCCCCACTTCCTGCGGCGCGCGCTGACCAGCATCACCGCGCAGACGATGGGCGATTGGGAGTGCGTCATCGTCAACGACGGCGGCGACCCCGGTCCCGTCGAGACGCTCGTCGACGCCCTCGCCCCCGAGCACCGTGCCCGTGTGCGGATGATCCACTCCGAGCAGTCACGTGGGCGCTGGAAGAGCGCCAACGCGGGTGTGCTGGCCACGAGCGCTCCGCTGCTCGTCCTCCACGACGACGATGATTCCTGGCATCCTCACTTCCTCGACGATGCTGTGCGCTACCTGGACGCCCATCCTGAGCGGGACGGCGTCGTCGGCAGGATCGAGATCGTCTGGGAGCGCCGTAACGGCGACGACTACACCGCTGTTCGGCGGGAGATCTTCCAGCCGGAGCTGCAGGATGTGCTGCTCAGCGACGCCCTGCTGTTCAACCGGTACGTCCCCATCGGCTTCGTCTACCGTCGCCGCCTGCACGAAGAGCTCGGGCTCTACGATGACTCCCTCCCCGTGATCGGAGACTGGGCCTTCAACCTCAAGGTGCTCCAGCGCGGCGCCCTGGAATACCTGGGGGAAGAGCCGCGGGCGTACTGGCATCAGCGAGAAGGGGACACCGGGGCCGACGCGAACAGCGTCATCGGAGCGCGCAACGACCACTCCCGGTATGACGCGCTGCTGCGCGACGACGCGTTCCGCGGCTACGCGCAGGAGCACGGTCTGGGGCTGGTGCTCTACCTGACCAAGTTCATCGACCGACGGTTCGTTGACGTGGAGAACGGCATCCGCGCGGAGATCTATCAACTCCGTCCCGCTGTGCGGGTGCGGCGCCGTCTGGGTGCGCTGTTGCGTTCCCTGCGCCGCTCGCGGTGA